From the genome of Malus domestica chromosome 04, GDT2T_hap1, one region includes:
- the LOC103433988 gene encoding allene oxide cyclase, chloroplastic-like → MASLTSSLTFVPSVKLANPKLCSCAHHSPTNYSKSLKLQNPLDIKLHTSYSQLNNFSVPKTFSFTCKTQASPSADTDQRPASEVPQVLHVYELNELDRGSPAYLRLSGKEVHSLGDVVPFTNKLYTGDLQKRVGITTGITLLIQHYPEKINSGDRYEGIYSFNFGDYGHISVQGAYLTYEDSYLAVTGGSGIFEGVYGQVKLQQLVYPFKIFYTFYLKGIKNLPEELLGKHVEPNPDVEGSPAAKALEPHATIAGFTN, encoded by the coding sequence ATGGCTTCTTTAACCTCTTCCCTCACTTTCGTTCCCTCTGTGAAACTTGCAAACCCTAAGCTATGCTCCTGTGCTCATCATTCACCTACCAATTATTCTAAGTCATTGAAGCTTCAAAACCCACTTGATATAAAACTCCACACTTCCTACTCACAATTGAACAACTTCTCCGTGCCAAAAACGTTCTCGTTCACTTGCAAAACCCAAGCAAGCCCATCAGCCGACACTGATCAAAGACCTGCCTCCGAAGTTCCACAAGTGCTTCATGTGTACGAGCTCAATGAACTAGACCGTGGCAGCCCGGCCTACCTAAGATTGAGTGGGAAAGAAGTCCACAGCCTTGGCGATGTTGTCCCTTTCACGAACAAATTGTACACCGGGGACTTGCAAAAACGCGTTGGAATCACAACGGGGATAACCCTATTGATCCAACACTATCCGGAGAAGATCAATAGTGGAGATCGATACGAGGGTATCTACAGCTTCAACTTTGGAGACTATGGTCACATTTCTGTGCAGGGAGCTTATTTAACTTATGAGGATTCGTATTTGGCCGTGACAGGAGGGTCTGGAATTTTCGAAGGTGTGTATGGTCAAGTGAAGTTGCAGCAGCTTGTGTACCCTTTTAAAATTTTCTACACATTCTATCTCAAGGGTATAAAGAATTTACCTGAAGAGCTTCTTGGGAAGCATGTGGAGCCTAACCCTGATGTGGAGGGCAGTCCAGCTGCCAAGGCTCTTGAGCCTCATGCCACCATTGCTGGTTTTACTAATTGA
- the LOC139195096 gene encoding uncharacterized protein → MGDLQVVGGIKKLNNKNYNTWATCMESYLQGQDLWEVVGGGEVTQPATEDANGVLRKWKIKAGKAMFALKTTIDEEMLEHIRDAKTPKEAWDTFVTLFSKKNDTRLQLLENELLSMAQRHMTIAQYFHKVKSICREISELDPTAPIGETRMKRIIIHGLRPEYRGFVAAIQGWPTQPSFVEFENLLAG, encoded by the coding sequence ATGGGTGACCTTCAAGTAGTTGGAGGAAtcaagaagctcaacaacaaaaactacaaCACGTGGGCAACATGTATGGAGTCTTACTTACAAGGTCAGGACCTTTGGGAGGTTGTCGGTGGTGGAGAAGTTACACAACCAGCGACAGAAGATGCCAATGGCGTCTTGCGAAAGTGGAAAATTAAAGCAGGCAAAGCAATGTTTGCTTTAAAGACCacaattgatgaagaaatgttgGAGCACATTCGGGATGCCAAAACACCAAAGGAAGCATGGGACACTTTTGTTACACTCTTCTCAAAGAAGAATGATACAAGACTGCAACTTCTCGAGAACGAGCTGCTATCGATGGCGCAACGCCACATGACGATTGCCCAGTACTTTCACAAGGTGAAGTCGATATGCCGCGAAATTTCAGAGTTAGATCCAACAGCTCCTATTGGGGAAACCAGGATGAAGAGAATAATTATCCATGGTTTGAGACCCGAATATCGTGGGTTTGTTGCCGCTATACAGGGATGGCCGACACAACCATCATttgttgagtttgaaaatttgcttgCAGGTTAA